The proteins below come from a single Streptomyces sp. M92 genomic window:
- a CDS encoding DUF3515 family protein codes for MWKPGTRTWIWLAVAVVAVTGGLLYVDGHRVSAAPHADDAKCGKVVDRLPDDIPGASRDWALGDGVASWGGQKAVFRCGAEELPPNINLCVTADDVDWVLDEKRLGSDGVSVLRTYGRSPAVELTYTGPREEVGGVLAALGPAVKWIPQERECVGLQDAEIAP; via the coding sequence ATGTGGAAGCCCGGCACCCGGACGTGGATCTGGCTGGCCGTCGCGGTCGTCGCCGTCACCGGAGGGCTCCTCTACGTCGACGGCCACCGTGTCTCCGCCGCCCCGCACGCGGACGACGCCAAGTGCGGCAAGGTGGTCGACCGCCTCCCCGACGACATACCCGGCGCCTCGCGCGACTGGGCCCTCGGCGACGGCGTCGCCTCCTGGGGCGGCCAGAAGGCGGTGTTCCGCTGCGGCGCCGAGGAACTGCCGCCCAACATCAACCTCTGCGTCACGGCCGACGACGTCGACTGGGTGCTGGACGAGAAGCGGCTGGGGAGCGACGGCGTGAGCGTGCTGCGGACCTACGGCCGCTCCCCGGCCGTCGAGCTCACCTACACCGGGCCGCGCGAGGAGGTGGGCGGCGTCCTCGCCGCGCTGGGCCCCGCCGTGAAGTGGATCCCGCAGGAGCGCGAGTGCGTCGGCCTCCAGGACGCCGAGATCGCTCCGTAA
- a CDS encoding aspartate aminotransferase family protein: MTPQPDPQAGAAVKAADRSHVFHSWSAQELIDPLAVAGAEGSYFWDYEGKRYLDLASGLVYTNIGYQHPKVVAAIQEQAARMTTFAPAFAVEARSEAARLIAERTPGDLDKIFFTNGGADAVEHAVRMARLHTGRPKVLSAYRSYHGGTQQAINITGDPRRWASDSGTAGAVHFWAPFLYRSRFYAETEEQECARALEHLETTIAFEGPGTVAAIVLETIPGTAGIMTPPPGYLAGVREICDKYGIVFVLDEVMAGFGRTGTWFAADLYDVVPDLMTFAKGVNSGYVPLGGVAISGEIAATFAERPYPGGLTYSGHPLACAAAVATIEVMEEEGIVEHAARLGAEVVEPALRELAERHPSVGDVRGTGMFWALELVRNRETREPLVPYNATGQAATPMSAFAASAKAHGVWPFVNMNRTHVVPPCNVSEAELKEGLAALDTALSVADEYTE; the protein is encoded by the coding sequence ATGACCCCTCAGCCCGATCCCCAGGCCGGCGCCGCCGTGAAGGCGGCGGACCGCTCGCACGTCTTCCACTCCTGGTCCGCGCAGGAGCTCATCGACCCGCTCGCCGTCGCCGGCGCCGAGGGGTCGTACTTCTGGGACTACGAAGGGAAGCGCTACCTCGACCTCGCCAGCGGTCTCGTCTACACCAACATCGGCTACCAGCACCCCAAGGTCGTCGCCGCGATCCAGGAGCAGGCGGCGCGGATGACGACCTTCGCGCCGGCGTTCGCCGTCGAGGCGCGTTCCGAGGCGGCACGGCTGATCGCCGAGCGGACGCCCGGCGACCTGGACAAGATCTTCTTCACCAACGGCGGCGCGGACGCAGTCGAGCACGCCGTGCGCATGGCGCGGCTGCACACCGGCCGGCCGAAGGTGCTGTCGGCGTACCGCTCGTACCACGGCGGCACCCAGCAGGCGATCAACATCACCGGCGACCCGCGCCGCTGGGCCTCGGACAGCGGCACCGCCGGTGCCGTGCACTTCTGGGCGCCCTTCCTGTACCGCTCGCGCTTCTACGCCGAGACCGAGGAGCAGGAGTGCGCGCGGGCGCTGGAGCACCTGGAGACGACGATCGCCTTCGAGGGCCCCGGGACCGTCGCCGCGATCGTCCTGGAGACGATCCCGGGCACGGCGGGGATCATGACGCCGCCGCCCGGCTACCTGGCCGGGGTGCGGGAGATCTGCGACAAGTACGGGATCGTGTTCGTGCTGGACGAGGTCATGGCCGGGTTCGGGCGGACCGGCACGTGGTTCGCGGCCGACCTGTACGACGTCGTGCCCGACCTGATGACCTTCGCCAAGGGCGTGAACTCGGGCTACGTCCCGCTGGGCGGCGTCGCGATCTCCGGCGAGATCGCCGCGACGTTCGCCGAGCGGCCCTACCCGGGCGGCCTGACGTACTCCGGTCACCCGCTGGCCTGCGCCGCCGCCGTCGCCACCATCGAGGTGATGGAGGAGGAGGGCATCGTGGAGCACGCGGCGCGGCTCGGTGCCGAGGTCGTCGAGCCCGCGCTGCGGGAGCTGGCCGAGCGGCACCCGAGCGTCGGCGACGTACGCGGCACCGGCATGTTCTGGGCGCTGGAGCTGGTGCGGAACCGGGAGACCCGGGAGCCGCTGGTGCCGTACAACGCGACCGGGCAGGCGGCCACCCCGATGTCCGCCTTCGCCGCCTCGGCCAAGGCGCACGGCGTGTGGCCGTTCGTGAACATGAACCGGACCCATGTCGTCCCGCCGTGCAACGTCTCCGAGGCCGAGCTGAAGGAGGGCCTGGCGGCCCTGGACACGGCACTGTCCGTCGCGGACGAGTACACCGAGTAA
- a CDS encoding serine/threonine-protein kinase: MQKLGDGDPRHIGDYRLLGRLGAGGMGHVYLARSDRGRTVAVKLVRGELAAQEEFRERFRKEVESARRVGGHWTAPVLDADTEAAVPWVATGYVAGPSLQQVVGHDHGALPERSVRTLAAGLAHALQDIHAAGIIHRDLKPSNVLVTIDGPRVIDFGIARALQTVTDGGLTRTGALVGSPGFMAPEQVRGDRITPACDVFCLGSVIAYAATGALPFGTANSGVHALMFRIAQEEPDLDRVPEGIADLVRDCLKKDPAARPSLADVLARTGAQDTVADGRSRDPWLPGALVAQLGRHAVRLLDTEDPESPAAAPEPSGPPPPREPGGGAGAGAPLNHLPTLVAGQNPPAPPPAAPHAYAPVHGAPPPGHHPYGGLGSTPPYGPPPHGTPPYGPPPYGPPHERPGRGRSTALLIVVALVVALGAGGSVYALMSGKDDGGDRAGGDPKATATATASQGRGEDQDPTPDGSSPTAEADRPTTPAPRDGTIPAAYLGTWTTTIDNASGVHTRRLTIQQGEVGDTVLSLVADGPAGGTTYHCVFEADLSTAPDSDGPLRIGPSTVTVGPATSCAPGEPTTVTLLPDGSLRRVNNANGESLTYTRR, encoded by the coding sequence ATGCAGAAGCTCGGGGACGGGGACCCGCGTCACATCGGGGACTACCGGCTGCTGGGGAGGCTCGGCGCGGGAGGCATGGGCCACGTCTATCTGGCCCGCTCGGACCGTGGGCGCACGGTCGCCGTGAAGCTGGTGCGCGGGGAACTGGCCGCGCAGGAGGAGTTCCGGGAGCGGTTCCGCAAGGAGGTCGAGTCCGCGCGGCGGGTCGGCGGCCACTGGACCGCGCCCGTGCTGGACGCCGACACCGAGGCGGCCGTGCCCTGGGTCGCCACCGGGTACGTCGCGGGGCCCAGCCTCCAGCAGGTCGTGGGCCACGACCACGGCGCCCTGCCGGAACGCTCGGTGCGCACCCTGGCCGCCGGGCTCGCCCACGCCCTCCAGGACATCCACGCGGCCGGGATCATCCACCGCGACCTCAAGCCGTCCAACGTGCTCGTCACCATCGACGGCCCCCGGGTCATCGACTTCGGCATCGCGCGGGCCCTGCAGACGGTGACCGACGGCGGACTCACCCGGACCGGCGCGCTGGTCGGCTCGCCCGGCTTCATGGCGCCCGAGCAGGTGCGCGGCGACCGCATCACGCCCGCCTGCGACGTCTTCTGCCTCGGCTCCGTCATCGCCTACGCGGCCACCGGCGCACTCCCCTTCGGCACCGCCAACAGCGGCGTGCACGCGCTGATGTTCCGCATCGCGCAGGAGGAGCCCGACCTCGACCGGGTGCCCGAGGGCATCGCCGACCTCGTGCGTGACTGTCTGAAGAAGGACCCCGCCGCCCGTCCCAGCCTCGCCGACGTACTGGCCCGCACCGGCGCCCAGGACACGGTCGCCGACGGCCGCTCCCGGGACCCGTGGCTGCCCGGCGCGCTGGTCGCCCAGCTCGGTCGGCACGCCGTACGGCTGCTGGACACGGAGGACCCGGAGTCACCGGCGGCGGCCCCGGAACCGTCGGGCCCGCCGCCGCCCCGCGAACCGGGCGGCGGAGCCGGCGCCGGGGCCCCGCTGAACCACCTCCCCACCCTCGTCGCGGGCCAGAATCCCCCGGCACCCCCGCCCGCCGCCCCCCACGCGTACGCTCCGGTCCACGGTGCGCCGCCGCCGGGGCACCATCCGTACGGCGGCCTCGGCTCGACTCCGCCCTACGGTCCGCCGCCGCACGGCACCCCGCCCTACGGTCCGCCGCCGTACGGCCCGCCCCACGAGCGGCCCGGGAGAGGCCGTTCCACCGCGCTCCTGATCGTGGTCGCCCTGGTGGTGGCGCTGGGCGCCGGAGGCTCGGTCTACGCGCTGATGAGCGGCAAGGACGACGGCGGCGACCGGGCCGGCGGCGACCCCAAGGCCACCGCGACGGCCACCGCGTCCCAGGGCCGGGGAGAGGACCAGGACCCCACCCCGGACGGCTCGTCCCCGACGGCGGAGGCCGACCGGCCCACCACCCCGGCGCCCCGGGACGGCACGATCCCGGCGGCCTATCTGGGCACGTGGACCACGACCATCGACAACGCCTCCGGCGTCCACACCCGGCGGCTGACCATCCAGCAGGGCGAGGTCGGCGACACGGTCCTCTCCCTCGTCGCCGACGGCCCGGCGGGCGGCACCACCTACCACTGCGTCTTCGAGGCCGACCTGTCCACCGCCCCGGACTCGGACGGCCCCCTGCGCATCGGCCCCTCGACGGTCACGGTGGGCCCCGCCACCTCCTGCGCCCCGGGCGAGCCGACCACGGTCACCCTGCTCCCGGACGGCAGCCTGCGGCGGGTGAACAACGCCAACGGGGAGAGCCTGACGTACACCCGGCGGTGA
- a CDS encoding sigma-70 family RNA polymerase sigma factor encodes MPGRPDVTALHFERDRPRLRAVAYRILGSLGEADDALQDAWLRADRADTSQVENLSGWLTTVVARVCLNMLRARDTRREEPLEEGPRTGTSATDPAEEAQLADEVGIALLIVLDTLGPAERLAFVLHDMFDVPFDDIAAMLGKTPAATRQLASRARRRVRGVPVPDADPPRRRRAVDAYLAATRGGDFDALVSLLHPDVVLRADAAVVPTPEPFAVTGVEPVARGAMASMARARFTGVVLVDGRVGLAMAEHGRLRVVLRFTFADDDRDDRITGIDVIAEPDRLRELHISGMGA; translated from the coding sequence GTGCCCGGACGACCCGATGTGACGGCGCTCCACTTCGAGCGGGACCGCCCCCGGCTGCGCGCCGTCGCGTACCGCATCCTCGGCTCCCTCGGCGAGGCCGACGACGCCCTCCAGGACGCGTGGCTGCGCGCCGACCGCGCGGACACCTCTCAGGTGGAGAACCTCTCCGGCTGGCTCACCACCGTCGTCGCCCGGGTCTGCCTCAACATGCTGCGCGCCCGCGACACCCGCCGTGAGGAGCCGCTGGAGGAGGGCCCGCGGACGGGAACGAGCGCCACCGACCCCGCCGAGGAGGCCCAGCTCGCCGACGAGGTCGGCATCGCGCTGCTGATCGTGCTGGACACCCTGGGCCCCGCGGAACGGCTCGCCTTCGTCCTGCACGACATGTTCGACGTCCCCTTCGACGACATCGCCGCGATGCTCGGCAAGACCCCCGCCGCCACCCGCCAGCTGGCCAGCCGCGCCCGCCGCCGGGTCCGGGGCGTCCCCGTGCCCGACGCCGACCCGCCCCGCCGGCGCCGCGCGGTCGACGCGTACCTGGCGGCCACCCGGGGCGGCGACTTCGACGCGCTGGTCTCCCTGCTCCACCCGGACGTCGTCCTGCGCGCCGACGCGGCGGTCGTCCCGACGCCCGAGCCCTTCGCCGTCACCGGCGTCGAGCCGGTCGCGCGGGGTGCGATGGCCTCGATGGCACGGGCGCGGTTCACCGGCGTGGTCCTGGTGGACGGCCGGGTCGGCCTGGCGATGGCCGAGCACGGCAGGCTGCGCGTGGTGCTCCGCTTCACCTTCGCGGACGACGACCGCGACGACCGCATCACCGGGATCGACGTGATCGCGGAACCGGACCGGCTGCGCGAACTGCACATCTCGGGCATGGGTGCATAG
- a CDS encoding diacylglycerol kinase — MAEVATSASSSANSSARSVSLLVVVDPVARRADGESVRIAKDVLSAGASSTKVCLPDGPEEFARALRRRGSRRPVVVGDDRALLRAVALLHRHRELAACGLSVVPVGPVLGLTRSLGLPSGAVAAARAVLDGAERRLDLLVDDSDGVVLGAVGIGPVAGDQDEGAFVGPDDDAAPGWSRPASAPAWPWLRTCRSLVRTLAPSRPARTGAPGATGSSRLRVEVDGVTLVDLDQPVEGVSVVPGADGEAEVEVRPPAWGAQVSPLTARGRTVTVSGAHFRYRADAVVSGPVRTRTWEVREGAWGLTLPAR, encoded by the coding sequence ATGGCCGAGGTGGCGACTTCCGCGAGCTCTTCCGCGAACTCTTCCGCGAGGTCCGTTTCGCTTCTGGTGGTCGTCGATCCGGTCGCCCGGCGGGCGGACGGGGAGTCCGTCCGGATCGCGAAAGACGTGCTCAGCGCCGGTGCGTCGAGCACGAAAGTGTGTCTGCCGGACGGCCCGGAGGAGTTCGCGCGGGCCCTGCGGCGGCGGGGCTCGCGGCGGCCGGTGGTGGTCGGCGACGACCGGGCGCTGCTGCGTGCCGTCGCCCTGCTGCACCGGCACCGGGAGCTGGCGGCGTGCGGACTGTCCGTGGTGCCGGTGGGGCCGGTGCTGGGCCTCACCCGGTCGCTGGGGCTGCCGTCGGGCGCGGTGGCGGCGGCGCGGGCGGTGCTGGACGGGGCGGAACGGCGCCTGGACCTGCTCGTCGACGACAGTGACGGGGTGGTGCTGGGGGCGGTCGGGATCGGGCCGGTCGCCGGGGACCAGGACGAGGGGGCGTTCGTGGGCCCGGACGACGACGCCGCGCCGGGCTGGTCGCGCCCGGCGTCCGCGCCGGCATGGCCCTGGCTGCGGACCTGCCGGTCCCTCGTCCGGACGCTGGCGCCCTCGCGGCCGGCACGGACGGGGGCTCCGGGGGCGACCGGTTCCTCCCGGCTGCGGGTGGAGGTCGACGGCGTGACGCTGGTGGACCTGGACCAGCCGGTCGAGGGGGTCTCGGTGGTGCCGGGTGCCGACGGGGAGGCCGAGGTGGAGGTGCGGCCGCCGGCGTGGGGCGCGCAGGTGTCGCCGCTGACGGCGCGGGGGCGGACGGTGACCGTGTCGGGGGCGCACTTCCGGTACCGGGCCGACGCGGTGGTGTCGGGGCCGGTGCGGACGCGGACGTGGGAGGTGCGGGAGGGGGCCTGGGGGCTGACGCTGCCTGCGAGGTAG
- a CDS encoding ABC transporter ATP-binding protein — protein sequence MTKAISVSGLHKSFGRTRALDGLDLVVEAGEVHGFLGPNGAGKSTTIRVLLGLLRADSGAAQVLGMDPWAQAVELHRRLAYVPGDVELWPNLTGGEAIDLLARLRGGLDRGRRDELVERFGLDPTKKGRAYSKGNRQKVAIVAALASDAELLLLDEPTAGLDPLMEVVFQDVITEAKAAGKTVLLSSHILAQVEKLADRVSIIRLGRIVQSGTLGELRHLTRTTIEAETERPASGLDALPGVHDLRTEDGRVRFAVDGGEVDGAVRKLTEFGIRSLISHPPTLEELMLRHYDDALPANDVRGAVR from the coding sequence ATGACGAAGGCAATCAGCGTCTCCGGACTCCACAAGTCGTTCGGCCGGACACGCGCGCTGGACGGTCTCGACCTGGTCGTCGAGGCCGGTGAGGTCCACGGCTTCCTCGGCCCCAACGGCGCCGGCAAGTCCACCACCATCCGCGTCCTGCTCGGCCTGCTGCGGGCCGACTCCGGCGCCGCCCAGGTCCTGGGCATGGACCCGTGGGCGCAGGCGGTCGAACTGCACCGCCGCCTCGCCTACGTCCCCGGCGACGTCGAACTGTGGCCCAACCTGACCGGCGGCGAGGCCATCGACCTGCTGGCGCGGCTGCGGGGCGGGCTGGACCGGGGCCGCCGGGACGAGCTGGTCGAACGGTTCGGCCTGGACCCGACCAAAAAGGGCCGGGCCTACTCCAAGGGCAACCGGCAGAAGGTCGCCATCGTCGCCGCGCTCGCCTCCGACGCCGAACTGCTGCTCCTCGACGAGCCGACCGCCGGCCTCGACCCGCTCATGGAGGTCGTCTTCCAGGACGTCATCACCGAGGCCAAGGCCGCGGGCAAGACCGTCCTGCTCTCCAGCCACATCCTGGCCCAGGTGGAGAAGCTCGCCGACCGGGTCAGCATCATCCGGCTCGGGCGGATCGTGCAGTCCGGCACCCTCGGCGAACTGCGGCACCTGACCCGCACCACCATCGAGGCGGAGACCGAACGCCCCGCGTCCGGCCTGGACGCGCTGCCCGGCGTCCACGACCTGCGGACCGAGGACGGCCGCGTCCGCTTCGCCGTCGACGGCGGCGAGGTCGACGGCGCGGTCCGCAAGCTCACCGAGTTCGGCATCCGCAGCCTGATCAGCCACCCACCGACCCTGGAGGAGCTGATGCTCCGCCACTACGACGACGCCCTGCCCGCCAACGACGTCCGTGGAGCCGTGCGATGA
- a CDS encoding adenylosuccinate synthase, translating into MPALVLLGAQWGDEGKGKATDLLGGSVDYVVRYQGGNNAGHTVVVGDQKYALHLLPSGILSPGCTPVIGNGVVVDPSVLFSELSGLNERGVDTSKLLISGNAHIITPYNVTVDKVTERFLGKRKIGTTGRGIGPTYADKINRVGIRVQDLYDESILTQKVEAALDVKNQMLTKLYNRRAIATGQVVEELLGYADKLAPYVADTVLVLNQALEDDKVVLFEGGQGTLLDIDHGTYPFVTSSNPTAGGACTGAGVGPTKISRVIGILKAYTTRVGAGPFPTELFDEDGEALRRIGGERGVTTGRDRRCGWFDAVIARYATRVNGLTDFFLTKLDVLTGWEQIPVCVAYEIDGKRVEELPYSQSDFHHAKPVYEMLPGWSEDISKAKSFSELPKNAQAYVKALEEMSGAPISAIGVGPGRDETIEINSFL; encoded by the coding sequence GTGCCCGCACTTGTGCTGCTCGGTGCTCAGTGGGGTGACGAAGGCAAGGGAAAGGCGACGGACCTGCTCGGTGGCTCCGTCGACTATGTGGTGCGCTACCAGGGCGGCAACAACGCCGGCCACACGGTAGTCGTGGGCGACCAGAAGTACGCCCTCCACCTGCTCCCTTCCGGGATTCTCTCCCCCGGCTGCACGCCGGTCATCGGTAACGGCGTCGTCGTCGACCCGTCGGTCCTGTTCTCCGAGCTGAGCGGGCTGAACGAGCGAGGCGTCGACACGTCCAAGCTCCTGATCAGCGGAAACGCGCACATCATCACGCCGTACAACGTGACCGTCGACAAGGTGACGGAACGCTTCCTCGGCAAGCGCAAGATCGGCACCACCGGCCGCGGCATCGGCCCGACCTACGCCGACAAGATCAACCGCGTCGGCATCCGCGTCCAGGACCTCTACGACGAGTCGATCCTCACCCAGAAGGTCGAAGCGGCGCTGGACGTCAAGAACCAGATGCTCACCAAGCTCTACAACCGCCGCGCCATCGCCACCGGCCAGGTCGTCGAGGAGCTGCTGGGCTACGCCGACAAGCTCGCGCCGTACGTCGCCGACACCGTCCTGGTCCTCAACCAGGCGCTGGAGGACGACAAGGTCGTCCTCTTCGAGGGCGGTCAGGGCACCCTCCTCGACATCGATCACGGCACGTACCCCTTCGTCACCTCGTCGAACCCGACCGCGGGCGGCGCCTGCACCGGCGCCGGCGTGGGCCCGACGAAGATCAGCCGGGTCATCGGCATCCTCAAGGCGTACACGACCCGCGTCGGCGCCGGCCCGTTCCCGACCGAGCTGTTCGACGAGGACGGCGAGGCCCTGCGCCGCATCGGCGGCGAGCGCGGCGTCACCACCGGCCGCGACCGGCGCTGCGGCTGGTTCGACGCGGTGATCGCCCGCTACGCCACCCGCGTCAACGGCCTCACCGACTTCTTCCTCACCAAGCTCGACGTCCTCACCGGCTGGGAGCAGATCCCGGTCTGCGTGGCCTACGAGATCGACGGCAAGCGCGTCGAGGAGCTGCCGTACTCGCAGTCCGACTTCCACCACGCGAAGCCGGTCTACGAGATGCTGCCGGGCTGGAGCGAGGACATCAGCAAGGCGAAGTCCTTCTCCGAGCTGCCGAAGAACGCCCAGGCGTACGTCAAGGCGCTGGAGGAGATGTCCGGCGCCCCGATCTCCGCGATCGGCGTCGGCCCCGGCCGCGACGAGACGATCGAGATCAACTCGTTCCTGTAG
- a CDS encoding TetR/AcrR family transcriptional regulator, with the protein MSTVTTTSRRPGRGGRERILAAAARLFAAQGINATGMEQVAEQAPVSKRTLYAHFRTKSDLVVAHLQDLASTGQTLESALVREDIPARERILALFDAPSADATPVRGCPFIDAAAEFPDPRSAVHSYAREQKLLMVRLVTALVTELGCREPAVLAEQLVTLADGAASRAMVLDDAGYGRHARAAAEILLDSALTPMTPVS; encoded by the coding sequence ATGAGCACGGTGACGACGACGTCTCGGCGGCCCGGCCGCGGGGGGCGCGAACGCATCCTGGCCGCCGCCGCCCGGTTGTTCGCGGCCCAGGGGATCAACGCGACCGGCATGGAACAGGTCGCGGAGCAGGCACCGGTGTCCAAGCGCACTCTCTACGCGCACTTCCGGACCAAGAGCGACCTGGTCGTCGCCCACCTCCAGGACCTCGCCTCGACGGGGCAGACCCTGGAGAGCGCGCTGGTGCGCGAGGACATCCCGGCGAGAGAGCGGATCCTCGCACTGTTCGACGCGCCTTCGGCGGACGCGACTCCCGTCCGCGGATGCCCGTTCATCGACGCCGCCGCAGAGTTCCCGGACCCGCGAAGCGCGGTCCACTCCTACGCCCGCGAACAGAAACTGCTGATGGTGCGGCTGGTGACCGCACTGGTGACGGAACTGGGCTGCCGCGAGCCCGCCGTACTGGCCGAACAACTCGTCACTCTCGCGGACGGGGCCGCCAGCCGTGCCATGGTGCTGGACGACGCGGGCTACGGACGGCACGCACGGGCGGCAGCGGAGATCCTCCTGGACAGCGCCCTGACGCCCATGACGCCCGTGAGCTGA
- a CDS encoding Uma2 family endonuclease, whose amino-acid sequence MTVMAERPTTNRTEVNSFEDLLDTLDELDVPDGYKAEIIRGNIIVSPWSKAYYLDVMELVCEQLRPYLPEEHRISFGPFLYVFPGVERAYGPDIHVARRSVSRSTSTHMDGEALAFVAELTSSSTRDDDLTDKVEMYGRAGVPVYLLLDMQEEQATVLWTPSAKGYGSRITRPFGEKLPIPAPFDCLLDTAGFQAP is encoded by the coding sequence ATGACAGTCATGGCAGAGCGACCGACGACAAACCGGACCGAGGTCAACAGCTTCGAGGATCTGCTGGACACCCTCGACGAGTTGGACGTGCCCGACGGCTACAAGGCCGAGATCATCAGGGGGAACATCATCGTGTCGCCGTGGTCCAAGGCGTACTACCTCGATGTCATGGAACTGGTCTGTGAGCAGCTTCGGCCGTATCTCCCCGAGGAGCACCGGATCAGCTTCGGTCCGTTCCTGTACGTCTTTCCGGGGGTGGAGCGCGCTTACGGTCCTGACATCCACGTGGCGCGGCGAAGCGTCAGCCGAAGCACCAGCACCCATATGGACGGGGAAGCCCTCGCCTTCGTCGCCGAATTGACCTCCTCTTCCACCCGCGACGACGACCTGACCGACAAGGTCGAGATGTACGGACGGGCAGGCGTCCCCGTCTACCTGCTCCTCGACATGCAGGAGGAGCAGGCCACGGTCCTGTGGACGCCGTCCGCCAAGGGGTACGGGTCGCGCATCACCCGCCCGTTCGGCGAGAAGCTCCCCATCCCCGCTCCGTTCGACTGCCTGCTGGACACCGCCGGCTTCCAGGCCCCCTGA
- a CDS encoding GbsR/MarR family transcriptional regulator encodes MREATEPSERERDPEAVSQFVEGFAAQLVEAGMQRMPARVFAALLSSDSGALTSAELGARLQVSPAAVSGAVRYLAQQHMVSREREPGSRRERYRVHSDQWYEALTNREAILKRWEGALREGVASLGADTPAGRRMAETLAFFEFVDGEIAAMMERWRVYREERFGRA; translated from the coding sequence ATGAGGGAAGCCACGGAGCCGTCGGAACGGGAGCGCGATCCGGAGGCGGTGTCGCAGTTCGTGGAGGGCTTCGCCGCCCAGCTCGTCGAGGCCGGGATGCAGCGCATGCCCGCCCGGGTCTTCGCCGCGCTGCTCTCCTCCGACTCCGGGGCGCTGACCTCGGCCGAGCTCGGCGCCCGGCTCCAGGTCAGCCCCGCCGCCGTCTCCGGCGCCGTGCGCTACCTCGCCCAGCAGCACATGGTCTCGCGCGAGCGGGAGCCGGGCTCCCGCCGGGAGCGGTACCGGGTGCACAGCGACCAGTGGTACGAGGCGCTCACCAACCGCGAGGCGATCCTCAAGCGCTGGGAGGGCGCCCTGCGCGAGGGCGTGGCCAGCCTCGGCGCGGACACCCCGGCGGGCCGCCGCATGGCCGAGACGCTGGCCTTCTTCGAGTTCGTCGACGGGGAGATCGCAGCCATGATGGAGCGCTGGCGGGTGTACCGGGAGGAACGGTTCGGGCGGGCGTGA
- a CDS encoding GntR family transcriptional regulator, with amino-acid sequence MPGPSRTGAVTRSTLRQQIADALRDEVLSGRLQPGQEFTVKEIAEQYGVSATPVREALVDLSAQGLLDADHHRGFRVHEYSADDFRAMVEARSLVIGGMFLALEGARRGGPDTDDPRVAAALAGVRRRGEEAQRAASAGDLTVLIGYDLRYWRELAVLFGNPYLSDFLHRLRVRSWVCTVQHLRRLSDLRGTLWSGHTELVDALARRDAPAARALIDAYNAHSLALIERLARR; translated from the coding sequence ATGCCCGGCCCCAGCCGCACCGGTGCCGTCACGCGCAGCACCCTGCGGCAGCAGATCGCCGACGCGCTCCGCGACGAGGTGCTGTCCGGGCGGCTCCAGCCGGGGCAGGAGTTCACGGTCAAGGAGATCGCCGAGCAGTACGGGGTGTCCGCGACGCCCGTGCGCGAGGCGCTGGTGGACCTGTCCGCGCAGGGGCTGCTCGACGCCGACCACCACCGCGGGTTCCGGGTGCACGAGTACTCGGCCGACGACTTCCGGGCGATGGTCGAGGCCCGCAGTCTCGTCATCGGCGGGATGTTCCTCGCCCTGGAGGGTGCCCGGCGGGGCGGTCCGGACACGGACGACCCCCGGGTCGCCGCCGCCCTCGCGGGGGTCCGCCGCCGTGGCGAGGAGGCCCAGCGCGCCGCCTCGGCCGGGGACCTGACCGTCCTCATCGGCTACGACCTGCGCTACTGGCGCGAGCTGGCCGTGCTCTTCGGCAACCCCTACCTCTCCGACTTCCTGCACCGGCTGCGCGTGCGGAGCTGGGTGTGCACGGTGCAGCACCTGCGCCGGCTCAGCGACCTGCGCGGCACCCTGTGGTCGGGGCACACCGAACTGGTCGACGCCCTCGCCCGCCGCGACGCGCCGGCCGCCCGTGCGCTGATCGACGCGTACAACGCCCACTCGCTCGCCCTGATCGAGCGCCTCGCCCGGCGATGA